Proteins found in one Oryza glaberrima chromosome 4, OglaRS2, whole genome shotgun sequence genomic segment:
- the LOC127771132 gene encoding probable sodium/metabolite cotransporter BASS1, chloroplastic, with product MPLLRRPPAAPHRTPIHHDKRLHLFSTHNTRHRATVSSLPVTCLRIRYSSSNPVRHLCGIPSSRCHAAADPAPSKIPGGGSGALEAGVVGWRDLLLQVGEVLSLGFPVWVASACAVALWRPPAFLWVSPMAQIVGISFTMLGMGMTLTLDDLKTALLMPKELASGFLLQYSVMPLSGFLISKLLNLPSYYAAGLILVSCCPGGTASNIVTYLARGNVALSVLMTAASTFAAAFLTPLLTSKLAGQYVAVDPMGLFVSTSQVVLAPVLLGALLNQYCNGLVQLVSPLMPFIAVATVAVLCGNAIAQNASAILSSGLQVVMSVCWLHASGFFFGYVLSRTIGIDISSSRTISIEVGMQNSVLGVVLASKHFGNPLTAVPCAVSSVCHSVYGSLLAGIWRSLPPNDKGQ from the exons ATgcctctcctccgccggccaccggctGCTCCCCACCGCACCCCGATCCACCATGACAAGCGCCTTCACCTCTTCAGTACACACAACACCCGTCATAGAGCTACCGTCTCATCCCTCCCTGTCACCTGCCTTCGCATCCGatacagcagcagcaacccGGTTCGACACCTTTGTGGCATTCCGTCGAGCAGGTGCCATGCGGCTGCTGATCCGGCGCCCTCCAAGATACCAGGAGGTGGCAGCGGTGCATTGGAGGCTGGAGTTGTAGGTTGGCGGGATCTGCTTTTGCAGGTTGGCGAGGTGCTGTCGCTTGGGTTCCCAGTGTGGGTGGCGTCCGCTTGCGCCGTTGCGCTTTGGCGGCCACCGGCCTTCCTCTGGGTCAGTCCCATGGCCCAGATTGTCGGCATTTCCTTTACCATGCTGG GAATGGGAATGACATTGACATTAGATGACCTGAAAACTGCACTATTGATGCCCAAGGAGTTAGCATCTGGGTTTTTACTTCAATACTCG GTGATGCCACTGTCAGGATTTCTCATCAGCAAGCTATTAAACTTACCATCCTATTATGCTGCTGGATTGATATTGGTGTCCTGTTGCCCTGGAG GCACAGCAAGCAACATTGTTACATATTTAGCAAG GGGAAATGTTGCTCTTTCGGTACTGATGACAGCAGCAAGCACTTTTGCTGCAGCG TTCTTAACTCCTCTTCTGACATCCAAACTGGCGGGACAATATGTTGCAGTAGATCCAATGGGATTGTTTGTGTCAACATCTCAG GTTGTCCTAGCACCTGTGCTACTTGGTGCTCTACTTAATCAGTACTGCAACGGTTTAGTTCAGTTAGTTTCTCCCTTGATGCCATTCATTGCTGTGGCAACTGTAGCTGTTCTTTGTGGCAATGCTATCGCACAGAATGCTTCAGCCATTCTATCATCCGGTCTACAAGTGGTTATGTCTGTTTGTTGGTTGCATGCATctggctttttctttggttaTGTTCTTTCTAGAACGATTGGCATCGATATCTCTTCATCACGAACAATCTCTATTGAGGTTGGCATGCAG AATTCGGTGCTGGGTGTAGTTCTTGCGAGCAAGCATTTTGGAAATCCTCTCACAGCAGTTCCCTGTGCTGTTTCTAGCGTCTGCCATTCGGTGTATGGTAGCCTTTTAGCTGGAATCTGGAGGTCTTTGCCCCCAAATGACAAGGGCCAGTAA
- the LOC127771133 gene encoding vegetative cell wall protein gp1-like — MTTKNCCPSAMPCTALHHELLAASRCLHPRAPSLPRVAASCCTLGAAPSRTASALPSRAAPHDADHRACAAARPSSPATPQSRRFRTTPRSGPQSAVPAPESSAGNPLLTQAWPPRTRVVPPGRGALFSRALSFSVAPSRSVAPAPPSRCAVPHSPPAPSPSPPRTPTLRSSSTSRTRNWSKTTRGHFGTLTVL; from the coding sequence ATGACGACGAAGAACTGCTGCCCATCGGCTATGCCTTGCACGGCACTGCACCACGAGCTGCTGGCCGCTAGCCGCTGCCTGCACCCACGCGCCCCATCGCTGCCACGAGTTGCCGCAAGCTGCTGCACACTCGGCGCGGCGCCATCTCGCACGGCCAGTGCACTACCTAGCCGAGCAGCTCCACATGACGCCGACCACCGTGCCTGCGCCGCAGCACGGCCGTCGTCGCCAGCCACACCGCAATCGCGCCGCTTCCGCACCACGCCGCGCTCGGGCCCGCAGTCGGCCGTGCCTGCACCCGAATCCAGCGCCGGCAACCCCCTCCTCACCCAGGCATGGCCTCCGCGCACCCGCGTCGTGCCGCCCGGCCGCGGTGCTCTTTTCTCGCGCGCACTGTCCTTCTCCGTCGCGCCGTCACGCAGCGTCGCTCCAGCTCCACCTTCTCGTTGTGCTGTGCCGCACTCTCCGCCTGctccctcgccatcgccgccgcggacaCCCACGCTGCGCAGCAGCTCGACGTCAAGGACAAGAAACTGGAGCAAAACGACGCGGGGGCATTTCGGTACTCTTACCGTTCTTTAA
- the LOC127771134 gene encoding uncharacterized protein LOC127771134, which produces MRLRARRPPARTSRSRPLLLRASCAYALREGQSQRFHRLPCGLDLEVIAQQPPAPATGGGGAAARPPLVFVHGSFHAAWCWAEHWLPFFSRAGFPCYALSLRAQGESSVPPEKVAGTLETHTGDIADFIRKEVSLPPVLIGHSFGGLIVQQYISCLGGSELLHPKLAGAVLVCSVPPSGNSGLVWRYLLTKPVAAIKVTLSLAAKRFANSLSLCKETFFSPEMDDDLVQRYQGLMKDSSKLPLFDLRKLNASLPVASVPNNTVNILVVGASSDFIVDAEGLSETARFYNVQPVCIEGIAHDMMLDCSWDKGAGIILSWLEKLTPR; this is translated from the exons atGCGGctgcgcgcgcggcggccgccggcaagGACGAGCAGGAGcaggcccctcctcctccgcgcgtcGTGCGCCTACGCCCTCCGGGAGGGGCAGTCGCAGCGGTTCCACCGCCTGCCCTGCGGCCTCGACCTCGAGGTTATCGCCCAGCAGCCGCCTGCCCCGGCcacgggcggtggcggcgccgccgcgaggccgccgctGGTGTTCGTGCACGGGAGCTTCCACGCGGCGTGGTGCTGGGCGGAGCACtggctccccttcttctcccgcGCCGGGTTCCCCTGCTACGCGCTCAGCCTCCGCGCCCAG GGTGAAAGTAGCGTTCCGCCAGAAAAAGTGGCTGGCACACTTGAG ACGCATACTGGCGATATTGCTGATTTCATCCGGAAGGAGGTTTCCCTGCCACCTGTATTGATTGGACATTCATTTGGAGGCTTGATTGTGCAGCAATATATATCTTGTTTGGGAG GTTCAGAACTTCTGCATCCAAAGCTTGCTGGTGCTGTTCTTGTATGCTCTGTGCCTCCCTCAGGAAATAG TGGGTTGGTGTGGCGTTACCTTTTGACCAAACCAGTTGCTGCCATCAAG GTGACACTCAGCTTGGCTGCAAAACGATTTGCAAATTCGTTGTCCCTCTGTAAGGAAACATTTTTCTCGCCAGAGATGGATGATGACCTGGTCCAAAG GTACCAAGGGCTAATGAAGGACAGCTCAAAGTTACCACTATTTGACCTAAGGAAGCTCAATGCATCATTGCCTGTAGCTTCTGTGCCAAATAATACAGTAAACATCCTCGTTGTGGGCGCAAGCAGTGACTTCATTGTT GATGCTGAAGGGCTTTCAGAAACTGCAAGATTTTATAATGTGCAACCAGTCTGCATCGAAGGGATAGCCCATGATATGATGCTTGATTGCTCGTGGGATAAAGGAGCTGGGATTATCTTGTCATGGCTGGAGAAACTTACACCAAGATAa
- the LOC127769320 gene encoding uncharacterized protein LOC127769320, whose product MAPRNAAVSIILLAVAVAVVPLAAAVAGNNNMQIVPTTSDQPAGGESTAVVADVAVALIISRPPWEGGGVAGGAGGAQAMSECMEKTLYTGPCLEALCTAACILELNNGGHCRGGFLFFKKCSCFLCF is encoded by the coding sequence atggctccAAGAAACGCCGCCGTGTCGATCattctcctcgccgtcgccgtcgccgtggttcctctcgccgccgccgtcgcaggtAATAACAACATGCAAATCGTACCAACTACCAGTGaccagccggccggcggcgagagcaccgccgtcgtcgccgacgtcgccgtggcGTTGATCATCAGTCGGCCACCATGGGAAGGCGgcggggtggccggcggcgccggcggcgcgcaggCGATGAGCGAGTGCATGGAGAAGACGCTGTACACGGGGCCGTGCCTGGAGGCGCTGTGCACGGCGGCGTGCATCCTGGAGCTCAACAACGGCGGCCACTGCCGAGGCGGCTTCTTGTTTTTCAAGAAATGCAGCTGCTTCTTGTGCTTCTAG
- the LOC127772350 gene encoding small ribosomal subunit biogenesis GTPase RsgA 1, mitochondrial isoform X2, whose amino-acid sequence MPLLPSPSPATAAAAATLPHLPLLLPRVLLPRRASSHHGPLHLRLLPAAAAAPLPPPPSSPDELLPDQATGLVAASQANFMRVIVGAAPRGVEGARPGGDLLCVVRALLKKIRRRVLVGDRVLIGAVDWAGGRGVIEGVFERRAEVADPPVANVDRLVLLFALDQPQPEPATLTRFLVDAESTGIPFVLVFNKVELVDDKTISYWRDRMKSWGYDPLFLSVDQKSGLSALEETLEGQTTVIVGPSGVGKSSLINALRSNQNISEEDPIHKLVEQNSKWFGEQRVGTVSKKSGKGKHTTRHVSLLPIAGGGFLADTPGFNQPSLMKVTKKGLAETFPEIRKMLAENEPSKCLFNDCVHLGERGCVVKGDWERYPYYLQLLDEIKIRESFQLRTFGTKREGDVRYKTGVMGVKQAEPRLQLKKHRRVSRKKINQSILDDIDDELDEDNWFDVKQRSRKR is encoded by the exons atgccgctcctcccctccccctcccccgccaccgccgccgccgcggccacgctgccccacctccccctcctcctcccgcgcgtCCTCCTGCCACGCCGCGCTTCCTCCCACCACGGCCCCCTCCACCTGCGGCtgctccccgcggcggcggcggcgcccctccccccgccgccgtcatccccGGACGAGCTGCTCCCGGACCAGGCGACGGggctggtggcggcgtcgcAGGCCAACTTCATGCGGGTGAtcgtcggcgccgcgccgcgtggGGTGGAGGGGGCGCGCCCGGGCGGGGACCTGCTGTGCGTGGTGCGCGCCCTCCTCAAGAagatccgccgccgcgtcctcgtcGGGGACAGGGTGCTCATCGGGGCCGTCGACTGGGCCGGCGGCCGCGGGGTGATCGAGGGCGTCTTCGAGCGCCGCGCCGAGGTGGCCGACCCGCCCGTCGCCAACGTCGaccgcctcgtcctcctcttcgCCCTCGACCAGCCCCAGCCCGAGCCCGCTACGCTCACCAGGTTCCTCGTCGACGCCGAGTCCACCGGGATACCCTTCGTGCTCGTCTTCAACAAGGTCGAGCTTGTGGACGACAAG ACCATATCATACTGGAGAGATAGGATGAAGAGTTGGGGATACGATCCACTATTTTTAAGTGTTGATCAGAAATCAGGATTATCCGCTCTTGAAGAAACATTGGAAGGACAGACAACTGTAATTGTTGGTCCAAGCGGTGTTGGAAAGTCCAGTCTGATCAATGCTTTGAGAAGCAACCAGAACATCTCAGAAGAAGATCCCATACATAAACTAGTTGAGCAG AATAGTAAATGGTTTGGTGAACAACGGGTCGGTACCGTGTCGAAGAAAAGCGGCAAAGGAAAGCACACAACACGTCATGTTTCATTGCTTCCTATAGCCGGTGGAGGTTTTCTTGCTGATACTCCAGGATTTAACCAGCCTAGCCTGATGAAAGTGACCAAGAAGGGTCTTGCAGAAACATTTCCAGAG ATAAGAAAGATGCTTGCTGAGAATGAGCCCTCAAAATGTTTATTTAATGACTGTGTTCACCTTGGTGAGCGTGGATGTGTTGTGAAAGGTGACTGGGAAAGGTATCCATACTATCTACAGTTGCTTGATGAAATCAAAATCAGAGAATCATTCCAGTTAAGAACATTTGGAACAAAAAGAGAGGGTGATGTCAG ATACAAAACAGGTGTCATGGGTGTAAAGCAAGCAGAGCCTCGTCTTCAACTCAAAAAGCACAGAAGGGTATCAAGAAAGAAGATTAACCAGTCAATTCTTGATGATATTGATGATGAGCTCGACGAAGACAACTGGTTTGATGTCAAGCAGCGGTCTAGGAAACGATGA
- the LOC127772350 gene encoding small ribosomal subunit biogenesis GTPase RsgA 1, mitochondrial isoform X1: MPLLPSPSPATAAAAATLPHLPLLLPRVLLPRRASSHHGPLHLRLLPAAAAAPLPPPPSSPDELLPDQATGLVAASQANFMRVIVGAAPRGVEGARPGGDLLCVVRALLKKIRRRVLVGDRVLIGAVDWAGGRGVIEGVFERRAEVADPPVANVDRLVLLFALDQPQPEPATLTRFLVDAESTGIPFVLVFNKVELVDDKTISYWRDRMKSWGYDPLFLSVDQKSGLSALEETLEGQTTVIVGPSGVGKSSLINALRSNQNISEEDPIHKLVEQSLSCAHRFQNSKWFGEQRVGTVSKKSGKGKHTTRHVSLLPIAGGGFLADTPGFNQPSLMKVTKKGLAETFPEIRKMLAENEPSKCLFNDCVHLGERGCVVKGDWERYPYYLQLLDEIKIRESFQLRTFGTKREGDVRYKTGVMGVKQAEPRLQLKKHRRVSRKKINQSILDDIDDELDEDNWFDVKQRSRKR; this comes from the exons atgccgctcctcccctccccctcccccgccaccgccgccgccgcggccacgctgccccacctccccctcctcctcccgcgcgtCCTCCTGCCACGCCGCGCTTCCTCCCACCACGGCCCCCTCCACCTGCGGCtgctccccgcggcggcggcggcgcccctccccccgccgccgtcatccccGGACGAGCTGCTCCCGGACCAGGCGACGGggctggtggcggcgtcgcAGGCCAACTTCATGCGGGTGAtcgtcggcgccgcgccgcgtggGGTGGAGGGGGCGCGCCCGGGCGGGGACCTGCTGTGCGTGGTGCGCGCCCTCCTCAAGAagatccgccgccgcgtcctcgtcGGGGACAGGGTGCTCATCGGGGCCGTCGACTGGGCCGGCGGCCGCGGGGTGATCGAGGGCGTCTTCGAGCGCCGCGCCGAGGTGGCCGACCCGCCCGTCGCCAACGTCGaccgcctcgtcctcctcttcgCCCTCGACCAGCCCCAGCCCGAGCCCGCTACGCTCACCAGGTTCCTCGTCGACGCCGAGTCCACCGGGATACCCTTCGTGCTCGTCTTCAACAAGGTCGAGCTTGTGGACGACAAG ACCATATCATACTGGAGAGATAGGATGAAGAGTTGGGGATACGATCCACTATTTTTAAGTGTTGATCAGAAATCAGGATTATCCGCTCTTGAAGAAACATTGGAAGGACAGACAACTGTAATTGTTGGTCCAAGCGGTGTTGGAAAGTCCAGTCTGATCAATGCTTTGAGAAGCAACCAGAACATCTCAGAAGAAGATCCCATACATAAACTAGTTGAGCAG TCTCTTTCTTGCGCACATCGCTTTCAGAATAGTAAATGGTTTGGTGAACAACGGGTCGGTACCGTGTCGAAGAAAAGCGGCAAAGGAAAGCACACAACACGTCATGTTTCATTGCTTCCTATAGCCGGTGGAGGTTTTCTTGCTGATACTCCAGGATTTAACCAGCCTAGCCTGATGAAAGTGACCAAGAAGGGTCTTGCAGAAACATTTCCAGAG ATAAGAAAGATGCTTGCTGAGAATGAGCCCTCAAAATGTTTATTTAATGACTGTGTTCACCTTGGTGAGCGTGGATGTGTTGTGAAAGGTGACTGGGAAAGGTATCCATACTATCTACAGTTGCTTGATGAAATCAAAATCAGAGAATCATTCCAGTTAAGAACATTTGGAACAAAAAGAGAGGGTGATGTCAG ATACAAAACAGGTGTCATGGGTGTAAAGCAAGCAGAGCCTCGTCTTCAACTCAAAAAGCACAGAAGGGTATCAAGAAAGAAGATTAACCAGTCAATTCTTGATGATATTGATGATGAGCTCGACGAAGACAACTGGTTTGATGTCAAGCAGCGGTCTAGGAAACGATGA